A section of the Oncorhynchus gorbuscha isolate QuinsamMale2020 ecotype Even-year linkage group LG04, OgorEven_v1.0, whole genome shotgun sequence genome encodes:
- the si:ch211-102c2.8 gene encoding trichohyalin has protein sequence MADGSFEGAERDAAEDTDELLYTGLDEDSNAPLPQDHCDLLLDAIDAQLSRLQVQSHSNGIEGISRKHDCLNTAHLSSSQSVSRDTGLGSTIPTNDTPISCLDVVRSETRDLSSEKSSGERVDPADQEEEEQRTVEVMTEEEEGVESRKEQCHWRLERLLGTYACGGGLAGELCSPPESICTEDFAMRFREEMVVRLPDRTKQRLARDWSRNLGQSFGEEEAERTASKQAGGLTATGGEVVDRGMGYTELPHHMDKQGQESQTHHRHGERRTNWSGNLGASGSHTRAPQRLSGLSRSECCLHSLVTPPGGDRQLSVETCSQSFGLPQPATVPGPPSTSSVRTGVLIEACSSLEPEGTKENRHHAARTTTRHLAGVPVWNFDTVTIDSDLDSVRTEKVWQHVHSRPGYLSAIRSVSHVDGLDTDQSDYDTPTLEPRNLKFTPALIASNGNVTSDSLPLRKAHKSRRDTHRCGLSVDDDDEDTDEGCVRWRRRRRPDKDTGGHVCTRPGGRLEEVRSDWLQMEEELATLRQDCEKEEKRLRMKRAQLCETELSLTDLLQKRKHAMQEWEQLRAGAEQMEREGRSLEASLRDSKAEADSTSSQLCRLQRQRDSCLQEVRDLKEELAALCKHRTALMDGTCMDRRVTSVSMSVLEREELDRQLNSAKTELFSEQRCSRLKLDSMQEKLDEAHEELQHVTEEEKLLRDRCACLEEKHRLKQEEEEAVEVQVCELQKELGESESRVERIVAQKELQLLGFQEERSALQAERDGLQGELRSLRKLHSISLRETQEQALTQTQRELEQLKKELALSHEKHIQQAHIQAEEEKTVSLREQALSHTQHIESIQSCIQMKEEEWWKLRGALKEQKEVMRRREDELCAEAQEMMHGTIERERKKWAAEKEAALQLQCGILEEQGREALERMRGETEREKRNALALQSKVVELRTKVQELESEGLVQQSEQASALAAMRRSLREKHQVELQRLRRHMEQEGERETLRLEQVIQQAEEQAGRLQVLLGEREHIHKQAAARLEQQHRHWAQEMGAECQHLQHLLEHSGAVGSSLQLPHSPTVAQAVQTLQVLREQLQQSISQLQQELDLQRRSTQQLSRDKEREFRIQREQMETERQQALDSLKETLIQEHIEELSDLQQAQVREEGDETGGLAASLRRQLQAKDQELRRVQRSMGQWKEQTTARLARKFEEELTAELERCKAKLLKGRKAPKAQEEKQRKLEKLEGEMRRITGECTDSGAQQSSPSLHIGEAPISPGSSDLASFKLLRHLQSRVKQLRAENQAHACSPSQLGRTPLGRAPMELAGSYLETITPSQECNQFWSRSRSRTVQGEGL, from the exons ATGGCCGATGGCAGTTTTGAAGGGGCAGAAAGAGACGCTGCAGAAGACACAGATGAGCTTCTTTACACTG GCCTGGATGAAGACAGCAATGCCCCTCTGCCACAGGATCACTGTGACCTCCTCCTAGATGCCATCGATGCCCAGCTGAGCCGCCTGCAG GTGCAGAGCCATAGCAATGGCATTGAAGGTATCTCCAGAAAACATGATTGCCTCAATACAG CTCATCTTAGCAGTAGCCAGTCTGTGAGCAGGGATACAGGACTGGGAAGTACCATCCCCACTAACGACACCCCCATCTCTTGTCTTGACGTGGTACGCTCTGAGACCAGGGACCTATCTTCAG AGAAGAGCTCAGGAGAACGGGTGGACCCTGCCGatcaggaggaagaggagcagaggaCAGTTGAAGtgatgacagaggaagaggagggtgtagAGTCCCGGAAGGAGCAGTGTCACTGGAGGTTGGAGAGGCTGTTGGGGACTTATGCCTGTGGAGGAGGGTTAGCAGGAGAGCTGTGCTCCCCTCCAGAAAGTATCTGCACAGAGGACTTTGCCATGCGCTTCAGGGAGGAGATGGTGGTGAGGCTGCCAGACAGGACCAAACAAAGACTGGCCAGAGACTGGAGTAGGAACCTGGGACAGTCCTTTGGAGAGGAAGAGGCTGAAAGGACAGCATCAAAGCAAGCAGGTGGTCTCACTGCTACTGGGGGAGAGGTTGTGGATAGAGGCATGGGTTATACAGAGCTTCCCCATCACATGGACAAGCAAGGCCAGGAGAGCCAGACTCATCACaggcatggagagaggagaactaaCTGGAGTGGAAACCTAGGTGCCAGTGGGAGCCACACAAGAGCACCACAGAGGCTTAGTGGTCTTAGCAGGAGTGAATGCTGTCTTCACTCTCTAGTGACTCCACCAGGGGGTGATAGACAGCTGTCAGTAGAGACATGTTCACAGTCCTTTGGGTTACCCCAGCCTGCCACAG TGCCTGGTCCGCCCAGCACTAGCAGTGTTCGTACAGGGGTTCTCATTGAGGCCTGTTCCAGTCTGGAGCCTGAGGGAACCAAGGAGAACAGGCACCATGCTGCTAGAACCACCACCAGACACCTGGCAG GAGTGCCTGTGTGGAATTTTGACACAGTGACCATAGACAGTGACCTGGACTCAGTACGCACAGAGAAGGTCTGGCAACACGTCCACAGCAGGCCAG GATACCTGTCAGCCATTCGGTCTGTCAGCCACGTGGATGGTCTCGACACTGACCAGAGTGACTATGACACACCCACTCTGGAGCCAAGGAATCTCAAGTTTACTCCAG CACTGATAGCTAGCAATGGAAATGTGACCAGTGACAGTCTACCTCTTCGTAAAGCACACAAAAGCAGAAGAGACACTCACAG GTGTGGGCTCTCTGTGGATGACGATGATGAGGACACAGATGAGGGCTGTGTCCGCTGGAGGAGGAGACGTAGGCCTGACAAGGACACAGGGGGACATGTGTGTACG AGGCCTGGGGGTCGTCTGGAGGAGGTGAGGTCAGACTGGCTACAGATGGAGGAGGAGCTGGCGACCCTCAGACAG GactgtgagaaggaggagaagaggctgAGGATGAAGAGAGCTCAGCTGTGTGAGACTGAACTGTCCCTCACTGACCTTCTTCAGAAAAGAAAA CATGCCATGCAGGAGTGGGAGCAGCTGCGTGCGGGGGCAGAGCAGAtggaaagggaggggaggagtctgGAGGCCAGCCTGAGAGACAGCAAGGCAGAAGCAGACAGCACCAG TTCTCAGCTGTGCCGGCTACAGAGGCAGAGGGACTCCTGTTTGCAGGAGGTCAGGGATCTGAAGGAGGAGCTGGCTGCTCTATGTAAACACAGAACTGCCTTAATGGATGGGACCTGCATGGACAGG AGAGTGACCAGTGTCAGTATGTCTGTCCTTGAGAGAGAGGAGTTGGACAGACAGCTGAACAGTGCCAAGACAGAGCTGTTTTCCGAGCAGCGGTGCTCTAGACTCAAACTGGACTCTATGCAAGAG AAGTTGGACGAAGCTCACGAGGAGCTCCAGCatgtaacagaggaggagaagttACTGAGGGATAGGTGTGCATGTCTGGAGGAGAAACACAGGctgaaacaggaggaggaggag GCAGTGGAGGTGCAGGTTTGTGAGCTACAGAAAGAGCTGGGGGAGAGTGAGAGCAGGGTGGAGAGGATAGTAGCCCAGAAGGAGCTGCAGCTGCTGGGGTTCCAGGAGGAGAGGAGTGCCttgcaggcagagagagatgggctcCAGGGGGAGCTCCGCAGCCTGAGGAAGCTGCACAGCATCTCCCTGAGAGAGACCCAGGAGCAGGCACTCACGCAGACG CAGCGGGAGCTGGAGCAGCTGAAGAAAGAGTTGGCTTTGTCTCATGAGAAACACATCCAGCAG GCTCATATTCAAGCTGAAGAAGAGAAAACAGTTTCTCTCAGAGAACAGGCCCTGTCTCACACACAGCACATTGAGTCCATACAGAGCTGCATCCAG atgaaggaggaggagtggtggaaGCTGAGGGGGGCTCTTAAGGAGCAGAAGGAGGTGATGAGGAGGCGAGAGGACGAGCTGTGTGCGGAAGCTCAGGAGATG ATGCACGGCACCATAGAGCGTGAGAGGAAGAAATGGGCGGCAGAGAAAGAAGCGGCTCTGCAGTTGCAGTGTGGGATATTGGAGGAGCAAGGCCGGGAGGCTCTGgagagaatgaggggagagactgagagagagaagaggaatgcCTTGGCTCTTCAAAGCAAAGTGGTAGAACTGAGGACA AAAGTGCAGGAGCTGGAAAGTGAGGGCCTTGTGCAGCAGAGTGAGCAGGCGTCTGCTCTCGCTGCAATGCGTAGGTCCCTGAGAGAGAAGCACCAGGTTGAGCTACAGAGACTGCGCAGGCACATGGAACAG GAGGGCGAGAGGGAAACGTTGAGGCTGGAGCAGGTCATCCAACAAGCAGAGGAGCAGGCTGGTAGACTGCAGGTGctgctgggggagagggagcacatCCACAAGCAGGCCGCAGCCaggctggagcagcagcacagacaCTGGGCCCAGGAGATGGGGGCAGAGTGTCAGCATCTTCAGCACCTGCTGGAACACAGTGGGGCCGTAGGGAGCTCCCTTCAGCTCCCACACAG TCCTACGGTGGCCCAGGCAGTCCAAACCCTGCAGGTCCTCAGAGAGCAGTTGCAGCAGTCAATCAGTCAACTACAGCAGGAGCTTGACTTACAGAGACGCAGCACTCAGCAGCTGAGCCGGGACAAA GAGCGGGAGTTCCGTATTCAGAGGGAACagatggagacggagagacagcagGCTCTGGACTCACTGAAGGAGACACTCATTCAG GAGCACATTGAGGAGCTGAGCGATCTGCAGCAGGCCCAGGTGCGGGAGGAAGGAGATGAGACAGGAGGTTTGGCTGCGTCCCTGCGCAGGCAGCTGCAGGCCAAAGACCAGGAACTGCGCCGGGTGCAGAGGAGCATGGGACAGTGGAAGGAGCAGACCACTGCGCGCCTGGCACGCAAGTTTGAGGAGGAGTTGACAGCCGAACTGGAGAG GTGCAAGGCAAAGTTGTTAAAGGGGAG AAAGGCACCTAAGGCACAAGAGGAGAAGCAGAGGAAGCTGGAGAAACTGGAAGGGGAGATGAGACGCATTACTGGG GAATGCACTGACTCTGGAGCTCAGcaatcctctccctcactccacaTTGGGGAAGCCCCTATCTCCCCCGGGTCCTCAGACCTGGCCTCCTTCAAGCTACTGCGTCACCTCCAGAGCCGGGTCAAACAGCTCCGTGCTGAGAACCAGGCCCATGCCTGCAGCCCCTCTCAATTGGGCAGGACCCCTCTAGGCAGGGCCCCAATGGAGCTGGCTGGGTCCTATCTGGAGACG ATCACACCATCCCAGGAATGCAATCAGTTTTGGAGTCGTTCCCGTTCCAGGACAGTACAGGGTGAAGGATTGTGA